A genome region from Hevea brasiliensis isolate MT/VB/25A 57/8 chromosome 9, ASM3005281v1, whole genome shotgun sequence includes the following:
- the LOC110654559 gene encoding histone deacetylase 8 → MTSFGFGSNQIQQSGRVFGEVKNPIFPLSNLTTLASAMAVASSTESIDVFWHEGMLKHDTGKGVFDTGLNPGFLDVLELHPENADRIKNMVSILKRGPISPYISWHLGRPAQLPELLSFHTPEYINELVKADEEGGKMICCGTFLNPGSWNASLLAAGTTLSAMKHILDGHGQLAYALVRPPGHHAQPTQADGYCFLNNAGLAIQLALDSGCRKVVVIDIDVHYGNGTAEGFYQSDRVLTISLHMNHGSWGPSHPQNGSVDELGEGDGFGYNLNIPLPNGTGDRGYEYAMSELVIPAINKFEPDMLVMVVGQDSSAFDPNGRQCLTLNGYRMIGGMTRSLANGHCSGRLLIVQEGGYHITYSAYCLHATLEGVLSLPMPLLSDPIAYYPEDEAFAVKVVDSIKKFHKDNVPFLKGA, encoded by the exons ATGACAAGCTTCGGATTTGGCTCCAATCAAATACAACAATCGGGTAGAGTATTTGGTGAGGTGAAAAACCCAATCTTTCCACTCTCAAATCTTACTACTCTGGCTTCTGCTATGGCTGTTGCTTCGTCAACAGAAAGCATAGACGTGTTTTGGCACGAGGGCATGCTGAAACACGATACTGGGAAGGGCGTGTTCGATACGGGATTGAACCCGGGGTTCTTAGATGTGTTAGAATTGCACCCAGAGAACGCAGACAGAATCAAGAACATGGTTTCCATCCTTAAAAGAGGACCCATTTCTCCCTATATTTCTTGGCATCTTGGCAGACCAGCTCAACTCCCCGAATTGCTCTCTTTCCACACCCCAG AGTACATAAATGAACTGGTCAAAGCAGACGAAGAAGGGGGGAAGATGATTTGTTGTGGAACTTTCTTAAATCCCGGTTCATGGAATGCTTCTCTTCTTGCTGCTGGTACTACATTATCAGCAATGAAGCACATTCTTGATGGGCATGGACAACTTGCTTATGCTTTAGTTAGACCTCCAGGCCATCATGCTCAACCTACACAAGCAGATGGATATTGTTTCCTTAACAATGCAGGTCTTGCTATTCAATTGGCCTTAGATTCAGGGTGCAGAAAGGTTGTAGTTATTGACATTGATGTTCATTATGGCAATGGAACTGCAGAGGGGTTCTATCAGTCTGATAGAGTACTTACTATTTCTCTTCATATGAATCATGGTTCATGGGGTCCATCTCATCCGCAAAATGGATCTGTTGATGAGCTTGGTGAAGGAGATGGTTTtggctataatttgaatatacctCTTCCTAATGGGACAGGCGATAGGGGATATGAGTATGCCATGTCTGAATTGGTTATCCCAGCAATTAACAAGTTTGAACCTGATATGCTAGTTATGGTTGTTGGCCAAGATTCGAGTGCT TTTGATCCAAATGGAAGGCAGTGCTTGACATTGAATGGATATCGAATGATAGGGGGAATGACTCGTAGTCTGGCAAATGGACACTGTAGTGGACGTCTTCTTATTGTTCAAGAAGGTGGATATCATATTACTTACTCAGCTTATTGTCTTCATGCAACCCTTGAAGGTGTGCTCAGCCTTCCAATGCCTCTATTATCTGATCCCATTGCATATTACCCAGAGGATGAAGCTTTTGCTGTAAAAGTTGTTGATTCCATCAAAAAGTTCCACAAAGACAATGTTCCATTTTTAAAGGGAGCTTGA
- the LOC110654557 gene encoding ABC transporter G family member 11 — MERNSAENHAMMEIEASKPPPPPPPPPPPNGMVVGGLSPLSETLWREKANAEFFGDVSARLTWKDLTVMVTLTNGETQKVLEGLTGYAEPGTLTALMGPSGSGKSTLLDALSSRLAANAFLAGTILLNGRKTKLSFGTAAYVTQDDNLIGTLTVRETIWYSARLRLPDKMPRSEKRDLVESTIIEMGLQDCADTVIGNWHLRGISGGEKRRVSIALEILMRPRLLFLDEPTSGLDSASAFFVTQTLRGLSRDGRTVIASIHQPSSEVFELFDRLYLLSGGKTVYFGQASEAYEFFAQAGFPCPALRNPSDHFLRCINSDFDKVKATLKGSMKLRFVSSDDPLDKITTAEAIRTLVDHYRTSQNYYAAKKKVEEISKVKGTVLDSGGSQASFLMQAFTLTKRSFINMSRDFGYYWLRLLIYIVVTICIGTIYLNVGTGYNSILARGACAAFVFGFVTFMSIGGFPSFVEDMKVFQRERMNGHYGVIAFVISNTISAMPFLIIITFISGTLCYFMVRLHPGFEHYLFFVLCLYASVTVVESLMMAIASIVPNFLMGIIIGAGIQGIFMLVSGYFRLPNDIPKPVWRYPMSYISFHFWALQGQYQNDLRGLLFDNQSPDLPKIPGEYILENIFQIDVHRSKWVDLSVLFSMIVAYRIIFFIMIKINEDVTPWIRGYMARRRMQQKNGTQNTTVAPDGLTQSPSLRTYIANRPTGTGRR, encoded by the exons ATG GAGAGGAACTCGGCAGAGAATCACGCAATGATGGAGATAGAGGCAAGcaaaccaccaccaccaccaccaccaccaccaccaccaaatGGAATGGTGGTAGGGGGGTTGAGTCCTCTAAGCGAGACTCTTTGGAGGGAAAAGGCCAATGCAGAATTCTTTGGGGATGTGTCTGCGAGGCTTACATGGAAGGATCTGACTGTCATGGTAACCCTCACCAATGGAGAGACACAAAAGGTTTTGGAGGGACTCACTGGCTATGCTGAACCTGGAACACTCACTGCTCTCATGGGGCCTTCTGGCTCTGGCAAATCCACTCTTCTTGATGCTCTCTCTAGTCGCCTTGCTGCTAATGCTTTCCTTGCTGGGACCATTCTTCTCAATGGTCGCAAAACCAAGCTTTCTTTTGGAACTGCC GCCTATGTCACACAAGATGACAACTTGATTGGTACTCTAACGGTGAGAGAAACAATCTGGTATTCAGCTCGACTGCGTCTCCCTGATAAGATGCCTCGCTCGGAGAAGCGAGATTTGGTTGAGAGCACCATTATAGAGATGGGTCTTCAAGATTGTGCGGATACTGTAATTGGAAATTGGCATTTGCGTGGTATCAGCGGAGGGGAGAAGAGAAGGGTCAGTATAGCTCTTGAAATCCTAATGAGGCCTAGATTGCTGTTTCTTGATGAACCAACCAGCGGACTTGACAG TGCTTCCGCTTTCTTTGTAACTCAGACATTACGCGGCCTGTCTAGAGATGGAAGGACCGTCATTGCTTCCATTCACCAGCCTAGTAGTGAAGTTTTTGAGCTCTTTGATAGATTGTACTTGCTTTCAGGGGGCAAAACTGTTTATTTTGGTCAGGCCTCAGAGGCCTACGAG TTCTTTGCACAAGCTGGTTTTCCCTGCCCTGCTTTGAGGAACCCCTCGGATCATTTTCTGAGATGCATCAATTCTGACTTTGATAAAGTAAAGGCTACTTTGAAGGGGTCCATGAAATTGCGG TTCGTGTCAAGTGATGATCCTTTGGACAAGATAACAACAGCTGAAGCCATAAGAACTCTAGTTGACCACTACCGTACTTCTCAGAATTATTATGCTGCAAAGAAAAAAGTTGAGGAGATATCCAAAGTT AAAGGAACTGTGCTAGATTCAGGGGGAAGTCAGGCTAGTTTCTTGATGCAGGCCTTTACCTTAACCAAGCGTTCATTCATCAATATGTCAAGGGACTTTGGGTATTACTGGCTTAGGCTTCTGATTTACATCGTGGTCACCATCTGCATTGGAACTATCTACTTGAATGTGGGGACAGGTTACAATTCAATTCTG GCTAGAGGTGCATGTGCCGCCTTTGTGTTTGGTTTTGTCACTTTCATGTCAATTGGCGGGTTTCCTTCTTTTGTAGAAGATATGAAG GTATTCCAAAGAGAGAGAATGAATGGTCACTATGGTGTCATTGCTTTTGTCATTAGCAATACAATCTCTGCAATGCCGTTCCTGATAATAATCACTTTTATCTCTGGAACTCTTTGTTACTTCATGGTCCGTCTTCACCCAGGTTTCGAACATTATTTATTCTTCGTATTGTGCCTTTATGCGAGCGTCACAGTGGTTGAAAGCTTGATGATGGCCATAGCTAGCATTGTCCCCAACTTCCTCATGGGTATCATCATCGGTGCTGGAATTCAG GGAATATTCATGCTAGTGTCTGGGTACTTCAGGCTTCCAAATGATATACCAAAGCCTGTTTGGCGTTATCCAATGTCGTACATTAGTTTCCACTTCTGGGCTCTACAG GGGCAATATCAGAATGATCTGAGAGGTTTGTTGTTCGACAATCAATCACCAGATCTTCCCAAAATTCCTGGTGAGTACATACTAGAAAATATATTCCAGATAGATGTGCACCGATCAAAATGGGTGGATCTCAGCGTCCTCTTCAGCATGATTGTGGCATACCGCATCATCTTTTTTATAATGATCAAGATAAATGAGGATGTCACCCCTTGGATCAGAGGTTATATGGCAAGGAGGAGAATGCAGCAGAAGAATGGAACTCAAAATACAACAGTAGCTCCTGACGGTCTCACCCAGTCTCCTTCTTTAAGGACTTACATTGCAAATCGTCCTACTGGAACTGGCCGAAGGTAG
- the LOC110654560 gene encoding protein transport protein SEC23 C, whose translation MTEFLDLEAQDGVRMPWNVLPGTKQEASNCVVPVSAIYTPIKPFPNTPVLPYSPLRCRTCRSVLNPFSIVDFAAKIWICPFCFQRNHFPPHYASISDDNLPAELFPQYTTIEYETPGEKCSSSSVFMFVVDTCIIEEEMAFLKSALSQAIGLLPENSLVGLITFGTLVHVHELGFGQIPKTYVFKGSKDVSKDQLLDQMGFFLKKPKPPTGVIAGARDGLSSESISRFLLPASECEFTLNSVLEELQKDPWTVPSDQRATRCTSTALCVAASLLGACVPGSGARIMAFIGGPSTEGLGAIVSKNLSEPIRSHKDLDKDSAPHYHKAVKFYEGLAKQLVHQGHVLDLFACALDQVGIAELKVAVEKTGGLVVLAESFGHSVFKDSLRRVFQLGDYDLGLSSNGIFEINSSKDTKVQGIIGPCASLEKKGPLCSDTVIGQGNTSAWKMCGLDKATTLCIIFEIVKKDSPDASVQPSSNQFYFQFLTYYQHSSGQMRLRVTTLSRRWVAGPGSIQDLIAGFDQEAAAVAMARLVSFKMEIEAEFDPIRWLDKALIHMCSRFGDYQKDSPSSFSLSPRFSIFPQFMFHLRRSQFVQVFNNSPDETAYFRIILNRENVANSVVMIQPSLISYSFHSGPEPALLDVAAIAADRILLLDSYFTVVIFHGATIAQWRKAGYHNQPEHQAFAQLLQAPRDDADVIIRERFPVPRLVICDQHGSQARFLLAKLNPSATYNTDAPLPGGDILFTDDVSFEVFLDHLQRLAVQ comes from the exons ATGACGGAATTCTTGGACCTGGAAGCTCAGGACGGCGTGAGAATGCCGTGGAATGTGCTCCCAGGCACCAAGCAAGAGGCCAGCAACTGTGTGGTCCCCGTCTCCGCCATTTACACTCCGATCAAACCCTTCCCTAACACGCCCGTCCTCCCTTACTCTCCCCTCCGTTGCCGCACTTGCCGCTCCGTGCTTAACCCTTTCTCCATCGTTGATTTTGCCGCCAAGATCTGGATCTGCCCCTTCTGCTTCCAACGCAACCACTTCCCACCTCACTACGCCTCCATCAGCGACGACAACCTCCCTGCCGAGCTCTTCCCGCAGTACACCACCATCGAGTACGAGACTCCCGGAGAGAAATGTTCGTCCTCGTCGGTATTCATGTTCGTGGTCGACACTTGTATCATCGAGGAGGAGATGGCCTTTCTCAAGTCCGCCTTGTCCCAGGCCATCGGCCTCCTCCCGGAAAATTCCCTCGTTGGCCTCATCACTTTTGGGACCTTGGTCCATGTTCACGAGCTAGGCTTCGGCCAGATCCCCAAAACCTATGTCTTCAAGGGCTCCAAGGACGTGTCCAAGGACCAGCTTCTCGACCAGATGGGTTTTTTTCTCAAGAAGCCCAAGCCTCCCACTGGCGTTATTGCTGGCGCCAGGGATGGCCTCTCTTCTGAAAGCATTTCCCGCTTCCTCTTGCCCGCTTCTGAGTGTGAATTTACTCTCAATTCG GTGTTGGAAGAGCTGCAGAAAGATCCTTGGACTGTTCCATCCGATCAACGGGCTACCAGGTGTACCAGTACAGCTCTATGTGTGGCTGCCAGCTTATTAGGAGCTTGTGTTCCTGGTTCTGGAGCTCGAATTATGGCATTTATTGGTGGTCCATCCACTGAGGGACTCGGTGCT ATCGTGTCAAAGAATCTCTCTGAACCAATTCGTTCTCACAAGGACCTGGATAAAGATTCTGCTCCCCATTATCATAAAGCTGTGAAATTCTACGAAGGACTTGCAAAACAGCTTGTGCATCAAGGCCATGTACTTGATCTGTTTGCATGTGCCCTTGACCAG GTGGGGATTGCTGAACTTAAAGTTGCAGTTGAAAAAACTGGTGGGCTTGTTGTGCTTGCAGAAAGCTTTGGCCATTCGGTATTTAAGGACTCACTTAGACGTGTTTTCCAATTGGGTGACTATGACCTTGGACTCTCATCAAA TGGTATATTTGAGATAAACAGCTCAAAGGATACCAAAGTTCAAGGCATAATTGGCCCTTGTGCGTCACTTGAAAAG AAAGGTCCTTTGTGCTCCGATACTGTCATTGGCCAGGGGAATACCAGTGCTTGGAAGATGTGTGGACTAGACAAAGCTACAACTTTATGTATAATATTTGAAATTGTGAAGAAGGACAGTCCTGATGCTTCTGTTCAGCCCTCAAGCAATCAGTTTTACTTCCAATTTTTGACCTA TTATCAGCATAGCAGCGGTCAAATGAGACTCCGTGTTACAACCCTTTCTAGAAGATGGGTTGCTGGACCTGGAAGCATTCAG GATTTGATTGCTGGATTTGACCAAGAAGCAGCTGCTGTGGCCATGGCACGCCTAGTCTCTTTCAAAATGGAAATTGAG GCTGAGTTTGACCCGATAAGATGGCTTGACAAAGCTTTAATACATATGTGTTCGCGGTTTGGAGATTACCAGAAGGACAGCCCATCTTCTTTCAGCTTGTCTCCTCGGTTTTCAATATTCCCTCAGTTCATGTTTCATTTACGGCGTTCCCAATTTGTTCAG GTCTTCAATAACAGCCCAGATGAGACGGCATACTTCAGGATCATACTGAACCGGGAGAATGTAGCCAATTCTGTCGTAATGATACAACCTTCACTGATatcttactcatttcattcagGGCCAGAACCAGCTCTCCTTGATGTGGCTGCCATTGCAGCTGATAGGATCCTGCTTTTGGACTCTTATTTTACCGTTGTTATTTTTCATGGTGCAACTATTGCTCAGTGGAGAAAAGCTGGCTACCATAATCAACCAGAACATCAG GCATTTGCCCAATTGCTGCAAGCGCCTCGTGATGATGCGGATGTGATAATCAGGGAAAGGTTTCCAGTTCCTCGTTTAGTCATTTGTGATCAACATGGTTCCCAG GCCCGTTTTCTTCTAGCTAAGTTGAATCCTTCTGCTACATACAACACCGATGCTCCTCTTCCCGGTGGAGATATCTTGTTTACAGATGATGTAAGCTTTGAGGTCTTCTTAGATCATCTCCAGAGACTAGCAGTTCAATAA